The Xanthomonas indica sequence CCCAGCAACAGGCGCAGATGCGGGTGTTCGTCCAGTTCGCGCTGCGCGGCCAGTTGCACTTCGCTCGGGCGCAGTTCTTCGCAGAACGCCAGCGAGGATTCCAGCGGGCGCAGCAGGCGCCGCGCAATCAGGCGTTCGCGCAGGCCGGCGTTGATGCGCTGGCCCTTGGCGACCAGCAGGATGCCGCGGCGGTCGCGGATGTCCTCGGTGACCACCAGCTCGCGCGTGGCCGAGGCCTGGATCAGGTGTTCAAGGCAGTGCGTGCCGGGGCGCTCGGGCAGTTCCAGCCCGAGCTCGGCGTGCGCGCTCGTGGATGTCATGGGGGGTATCGCGCGATCAGGGAACGGTGGATGACGCGCCGTTCCATGCGCGATCGAACAGGGACTGCCGACGGTGCGGCGGCCTGGGCCGCCGCACCGCGTCCTTCAGAGTTCGCCCAGGCCGCTGGCGCGGCCATCCGGGCCGACCTCGAGCAGGCGCAGGGTGTTGGTGGCGCCGTGGGTTTCCATGTGCTCGCCGCTGGTGAACACCACGCGGTCGCCCGGCGCCAGCAGGCCGGCCTCGACCAGTACGCGGATCGCGCCACGCGCGGCCTCGCGCGGGGTCAGGCCGCGGCTGTCGAAGTTGATCGGGAACACGTCGCGCATCATCGCCATGTGCCGGCGTGCGCCGTCGTGGCGGGTCACCGCGAAGATCGGCGCCTTGGCGCGAAAGCGCGACAGGTAGCGCGGGGTGCCGCCGGATTCGGTCATCGCCACGATCGCCCGCACGCCCACGTGCTGGGACAGGAACATCGTGGCCATGGCGATGGCCTGGTCGGCGCGCTCGAGGTTGCGCGGGGCCATGCCGAAGTCGGTCTCGGTCTCGAACTGGCGCTCGGCGCCCAGGCAGATGCGCGCCATCGCCTCGACCGCACGGATCGGATAGGCGCCGGCCGCGCTCTCGGCCGACAGCATCACCGCGTCGGTGCCGTCGATCACCGAGTTGGCCACGTCCAGCACTTCGGCGCGGGTCGGGATCGGGCTTTCCACCATCGACTGCAGCATCTGCGTGGCGGTGATCACCACTTTGTTCTGCGCCAGCGATTCCTTGATGATCTTCTTCTGCAGACCGGGCAGCTCGGCGTCGCCGATTTCCACGCCCAGATCGCCGCGCGCGACCATCACCACGTCCGAGGCCTCGACGATCTCGCTCAGGTTCTCGATCGCCTCGGTACGCTCGATCTTGGACACCAGCGCCGCATCGCAGCCGTGCGCGCGGGCGATGCGCCGCGCCTCGTTCATGTCCTCGGCGTTGCGGCAGAACGACACCGCGATGAAGTCGACGCCAATCTTGGCGACGATGCCGATCAGTTCCTTGTCGCGCTCGGTCAGCGCGCCCAGCGACAGGCCGCCGCCCTGCTTGTTGAGCCCCTTGCGGTCGGACAGCACGCCGTCGTTGAGCACGCTGGTGACGATGCGCTCGCCCTGCACCTCGACCACCTTCAGCTGCATCAGGCCATCGTCCAGCAGCAGCACGTCGCCCGGCGCCACGTCCTGCGGCAGGCCCAGGTAGCTGACCCCGACCTGGCTGGCGT is a genomic window containing:
- the pyk gene encoding pyruvate kinase: MIERQRRTKILATLGPATDPPGVLEDLFRAGVNVVRLNFSHGDPSGQAKRAAEVRAAAARVGAEIGILADLPGPKIRIERFAQGKVSLKLGDRFDLIADANAAPGDASQVGVSYLGLPQDVAPGDVLLLDDGLMQLKVVEVQGERIVTSVLNDGVLSDRKGLNKQGGGLSLGALTERDKELIGIVAKIGVDFIAVSFCRNAEDMNEARRIARAHGCDAALVSKIERTEAIENLSEIVEASDVVMVARGDLGVEIGDAELPGLQKKIIKESLAQNKVVITATQMLQSMVESPIPTRAEVLDVANSVIDGTDAVMLSAESAAGAYPIRAVEAMARICLGAERQFETETDFGMAPRNLERADQAIAMATMFLSQHVGVRAIVAMTESGGTPRYLSRFRAKAPIFAVTRHDGARRHMAMMRDVFPINFDSRGLTPREAARGAIRVLVEAGLLAPGDRVVFTSGEHMETHGATNTLRLLEVGPDGRASGLGEL